The following proteins are encoded in a genomic region of Peromyscus maniculatus bairdii isolate BWxNUB_F1_BW_parent chromosome 12, HU_Pman_BW_mat_3.1, whole genome shotgun sequence:
- the LOC102910797 gene encoding keratin-associated protein 20-2-like produces MCYYGGYYGGLGYGYGGLGYGYGCGYGCGYGGYGGYGGYGGYGGYGGYGGYGGYGYGCCRPLCCRRYWSCGFY; encoded by the coding sequence ATGTGTTACTATGGAGGATACTATGGAGGCCTGGGCTATGGCTATGGTGGCCTAGGCTATGGCTATGGCTGTGGCTATGGCTGTGGTTATGGCGGTTATGGTGGCTATGGTGGCTATGGTGGCTATGGTGGCTATGGTGGCTATGGTGGCTATGGTGGCTATGGTTATGGCTGCTGCCGCCCACTGTGCTGTAGAAGGTACTGGTCCTGTGGATTCTATTGA
- the LOC102910486 gene encoding keratin-associated protein 20-2-like, which yields MCYYGSYYGGLGYGYGGLGSGYGCGYGGYGGYGGYGGYGGYGYGCCRPLCCRRYWSYGFY from the coding sequence ATGTGTTACTACGGCAGCTACTATGGAGGCCTGGGCTATGGCTATGGTGGCCTAGGCAGTGGTTATGGCTGTGGCTATGGTGGCTATGGTGGTTATGGTGGCTATGGTGGCTATGGTGGCTATGGTTATGGCTGCTGCCGCCCACTGTGCTGTAGAAGGTACTGGTCTTATGGCTTCTACTGA